A stretch of the Candidatus Zixiibacteriota bacterium genome encodes the following:
- the tilS gene encoding tRNA lysidine(34) synthetase TilS, producing the protein MITYLPLVTTLEKVRQTIETHNLLEKGQGVLVALSGGPDSVALLHVLWRLRKTYRLTLAAVYVNHQIRPRAAKREERFCQGLCDNLGVPLTVMREDVPTLAKKRRLGIEETAREVRYGVFARLAESQRFDRVALGHQADDQVETILFRLVRGTGPSGLAGMPYRRGPYIRPLLDLTRSEILSYLEKQHLSWCEDVSNRSLKYRRNWIRHKLLPEIRRNLNPQADSAIRALADTIRDEDEFLEGMVARAARRATRITPGGKIELACAAFRTYAKWKRRRLLRYCLKVTCPGSYGPDKEALDRLDGLAMTGTGTLTLPNQVRAAVAGETLYVWRKRAESVQAAFEPGRRLELNRPRLTFAGNVRKRSRKVMPKQRGANCVVLDWDRLAPPLEVRSARPGDRFQPLGMKGHKKVGDFLTDRKVPRPLRDEILLLCDQHGPVWIVGQEIADRAKVDDKTRRTLTVAVSVRKKTGGSTV; encoded by the coding sequence ATGATTACCTATCTTCCCCTCGTGACTACGCTGGAGAAAGTCAGGCAGACCATAGAGACTCACAACCTGCTCGAAAAAGGGCAAGGAGTTCTGGTCGCGCTCTCCGGAGGCCCGGACTCTGTCGCGCTCCTGCACGTACTGTGGCGACTGCGAAAGACCTATCGCCTGACACTCGCTGCGGTCTATGTCAATCATCAGATTCGTCCCCGCGCCGCCAAAAGAGAAGAACGCTTCTGTCAGGGCCTGTGTGACAATCTCGGCGTACCCCTGACTGTCATGCGTGAAGATGTCCCCACGCTGGCGAAGAAGCGCCGTCTTGGTATCGAAGAAACCGCGCGAGAGGTTCGCTACGGAGTTTTCGCGCGATTGGCCGAGTCGCAGCGTTTTGATCGTGTCGCTTTGGGGCATCAGGCTGACGATCAGGTCGAGACAATCCTGTTTCGCCTGGTGCGCGGCACCGGACCATCGGGTCTGGCAGGGATGCCGTATCGTCGCGGGCCGTACATTCGGCCGCTGCTCGATCTGACTCGCTCCGAAATCCTGAGCTACCTTGAAAAACAGCACCTGAGCTGGTGCGAGGATGTCAGCAACCGCTCTCTTAAGTACCGCCGCAATTGGATTCGCCACAAACTTCTGCCCGAAATCAGGCGCAATCTGAATCCACAGGCGGATTCAGCCATTCGAGCCCTGGCGGACACGATCAGGGACGAAGACGAGTTTCTTGAGGGCATGGTGGCGCGTGCCGCCCGCAGGGCGACGCGAATCACTCCCGGCGGCAAGATTGAGCTTGCGTGTGCGGCTTTCAGGACTTATGCTAAGTGGAAGCGGCGCAGGCTGCTAAGGTATTGTCTGAAAGTAACTTGCCCTGGAAGCTACGGCCCTGACAAAGAGGCGCTTGATCGGCTGGACGGCCTGGCCATGACCGGAACCGGAACGCTTACGCTTCCCAATCAGGTGCGGGCCGCAGTTGCCGGTGAAACGCTGTACGTCTGGCGAAAGCGCGCGGAAAGTGTTCAGGCCGCTTTCGAGCCGGGGCGCAGGTTAGAACTCAATCGGCCCCGCCTCACTTTTGCCGGCAATGTGCGAAAGCGAAGCCGTAAAGTCATGCCCAAGCAGCGTGGCGCCAATTGCGTGGTGCTCGACTGGGATCGGCTTGCGCCGCCGCTGGAGGTACGCTCCGCGCGCCCGGGCGACCGCTTCCAGCCGCTGGGCATGAAAGGGCACAAGAAAGTCGGCGATTTTCTTACCGATCGCAAAGTACCGCGGCCGTTGCGCGACGAAATCCTCCTGCTGTGCGATCAGCACGGGCCGGTTTGGATCGTGGGACAGGAAATCGCCGATCGGGCGAAAGTGGACGACAAAACAAGAAGGACTTTGACCGTTGCCGTCAGCGTCAGAAAAAAAACCGGCGGCTCAACCGTTTGA
- the purL gene encoding phosphoribosylformylglycinamidine synthase subunit PurL encodes MSAVFTQPKVTPELVKQHGLTLDEYERIKKILGREPNFTELGIFSVMWSEHCSYKNSIALLKTLPRDGAALLAKAGEENAGAVDIGDGLAVVFKIESHNHPSAIEPYQGAATGVGGIMRDIFTMGARPIASLDSLHFGSPKNPRVRYLVDGVVRGIGDYGNSFGVPTVAGETIFEDAYTANPLVNAMAVGIVKKDRMVSAVAKGEGNPIMIVGSKTGRDGIHGATFASEELSEASQEKRPSVQIGDPFTEKLLLEATLEIIEQDLIVGIQDMGAAGLTCSSSEMSAKGKSGVVIDIDKVPVRETGMTPYEILLSESQERMLVCVKKGRENAVRAVFDKWGLDSTIIGHVTSDGLMTVRLQGELVSQIPSDVLVLGGGAPVYHRESRRPEYLDELNRIDLSKYSTNREWNKTLLTMLGSPNLCHKGWVYEQYDSQVRTNTAVGPGSDAAVLRLRKTDKALATATDCNGRYCYLNPRLGARIAVAEAARNIVCSGGKPLAITNCLNFGNPYKPEIYYGFSEAVAGMGEACRVFDTPVTGGNVSFYNEDPERAVYPTPTIGMIGLVEHLDDITTQWFKSDGDTILLLGESREELGASEYLHTVYNETRGPVPDLDLEFEKRLQQTVLAAIRSGWVNSAHDVSDGGLAVALAETCISNDEWRIGATITLSDRIRPDCLLFGETQSRVIISCAPENVGYIRELCERMSVPVAEIGQVGGGRLVINELVDMPVGDLWDIWYHALPYMMQEITKG; translated from the coding sequence GTGTCCGCAGTTTTTACTCAGCCCAAGGTCACCCCGGAACTGGTCAAGCAGCACGGGCTTACACTCGACGAATACGAACGCATAAAGAAGATCCTCGGCCGCGAGCCGAATTTCACCGAGCTGGGCATCTTCTCGGTCATGTGGTCCGAGCACTGCTCCTATAAGAACTCGATTGCGCTGCTCAAGACGCTCCCCCGCGACGGCGCCGCGCTGTTGGCCAAAGCGGGCGAGGAAAACGCCGGTGCAGTCGATATCGGCGACGGGCTCGCGGTAGTATTCAAGATCGAATCGCATAATCATCCGTCGGCGATAGAGCCGTACCAGGGCGCGGCCACCGGCGTGGGCGGCATTATGCGCGACATCTTCACCATGGGCGCACGACCGATTGCGTCGCTGGACTCGCTCCATTTCGGCTCGCCCAAGAACCCGCGCGTGCGGTACCTGGTCGACGGTGTGGTGCGCGGAATCGGCGACTACGGTAATTCGTTCGGGGTCCCCACCGTCGCCGGCGAGACGATTTTCGAAGACGCGTACACCGCCAACCCGCTGGTGAACGCCATGGCGGTGGGCATAGTCAAAAAGGACCGGATGGTGTCGGCGGTGGCCAAAGGCGAGGGCAACCCGATTATGATTGTCGGTTCGAAAACCGGCCGCGACGGTATCCACGGCGCCACGTTCGCGTCGGAAGAGCTCTCAGAGGCGTCTCAGGAGAAACGGCCATCGGTGCAGATCGGCGACCCTTTCACCGAGAAGCTGCTGCTTGAGGCCACGCTCGAGATCATAGAGCAGGACCTGATTGTCGGCATCCAGGACATGGGCGCGGCGGGACTCACCTGCTCGTCATCGGAGATGTCCGCCAAGGGAAAGTCTGGCGTAGTCATCGATATCGACAAAGTCCCTGTGCGTGAAACCGGCATGACGCCGTACGAGATACTTCTCTCCGAGTCACAGGAGCGGATGCTGGTGTGCGTGAAGAAAGGCAGGGAGAACGCGGTCCGCGCGGTGTTTGACAAATGGGGGCTGGATTCGACCATTATCGGCCACGTGACCAGTGACGGCCTCATGACCGTGCGGCTTCAGGGCGAGCTGGTCTCACAGATACCGTCGGATGTGCTCGTGCTCGGCGGCGGCGCGCCGGTCTATCACAGGGAGAGCCGACGACCGGAGTATCTCGACGAACTCAATCGGATTGATCTAAGCAAGTACAGCACAAATCGTGAATGGAATAAGACGCTGCTGACCATGCTCGGCTCGCCGAATCTCTGCCACAAAGGGTGGGTGTATGAGCAGTACGACTCGCAGGTGCGCACGAATACAGCAGTGGGTCCCGGCTCCGACGCGGCAGTGCTTCGCCTTCGCAAAACCGACAAGGCGCTCGCCACGGCTACCGATTGTAACGGGCGGTATTGCTACCTGAATCCGCGATTAGGGGCGCGTATCGCGGTGGCCGAGGCGGCCCGCAATATCGTCTGCTCCGGCGGCAAGCCACTGGCGATTACGAACTGTCTCAATTTCGGCAATCCGTATAAACCAGAAATCTATTACGGCTTCTCCGAAGCGGTGGCCGGCATGGGCGAAGCCTGCCGCGTGTTCGACACCCCCGTGACCGGCGGCAATGTCTCGTTCTACAATGAAGATCCGGAACGCGCGGTATATCCGACCCCGACAATCGGCATGATCGGCCTGGTCGAACATCTCGACGATATCACCACTCAATGGTTCAAGAGCGATGGGGACACGATCCTGTTGTTGGGTGAATCACGGGAGGAATTGGGGGCATCGGAGTATCTGCACACGGTCTATAACGAAACGCGCGGCCCGGTGCCGGACCTTGACCTGGAATTCGAAAAGCGGCTGCAGCAGACCGTGCTGGCTGCGATTCGCTCCGGCTGGGTGAATTCGGCACATGATGTGAGCGACGGTGGCCTGGCGGTGGCGCTGGCCGAGACGTGCATCAGCAATGATGAATGGCGGATCGGAGCCACAATTACGCTGTCAGACCGGATACGGCCCGACTGCCTCTTGTTTGGCGAGACTCAGTCGCGCGTGATAATCTCCTGTGCTCCCGAAAACGTCGGCTATATCCGCGAGCTTTGCGAGCGCATGAGTGTGCCGGTGGCGGAAATCGGCCAGGTCGGTGGAGGCAGACTCGTCATAAATGAGCTTGTCGATATGCCTGTTGGTGATCTGTGGGACATCTGGTACCATGCTCTTCCCTACATGATGCAGGAGATCACGAAGGGTTAG